Proteins encoded within one genomic window of Gadus chalcogrammus isolate NIFS_2021 chromosome 6, NIFS_Gcha_1.0, whole genome shotgun sequence:
- the susd1 gene encoding sushi domain-containing protein 1 isoform X6, producing MDRGHVIWIVLLSVIPAGRPAGDICASCHANATCSFLPDGSGRVCICMYGFIGNGRTLCQDKDECQIGARNICGPRAACHNTVGSYTCTCMGGFRPSNHRTSFTPNDGTYCQDIDECGRHPAVCGEGAHCVNLEGDFECRCLLGYRAHNASDPFQPLRDKGSCKVVDCGPPPAGEAVRVLSTNGTAYGSVVLMGCKDGFLWRRGDNSSTCGPDGTWSRPAPLCQAGRPAGDICASCHANATCSILPDGSGRVCICMYGFIGNGRTLCQDKDECQIGARKICGPRASCQNTVGSYTCTCMGGFRPSNHRTSFTPNDGTYCQDIDECGRHPAVCGEGAHCVNLEGDFECRCLLGYRAHNASDPFQPLRDKGSCKLVDCGPPPAGEAVRVLSTNGTAYGSVVLMGCKDGFLWRRGDNSSTCGPDGTWSRPAPLCQDIDECGRHPAVCGEGARCVNLEGDFECRCLLGYRAHNASDPFQPLRDKGSCKVVDCGPPPAGEAVRVLSTNGTAYGSVVLMGCKDGFLWRRGDNSSTCGPDGTWSRPAPLCQEIQCGEPLSKPHARMLWDNGTRVGSVLHYQCEEGYRPSTNRHSPSTNRSVCGEDGQWEESDLRCEEIQCGEPLSKPHARMLWDNGTRVGSVLHYQCEEGYRPSTNRHSPSTNRSVCGEDGQWEESDLRCEARCGPAPSLANAEVAWYNSSVTVHRCVDGYRSSRGISVSVCGNAGQWQKATLKCTEVKPAVNDLRVFNEKCLQWRAEKNDVDKEIYKVVFRGTRDYQGAFRHEKRQLLHSWDKWVDVCLSLLPATNYTISVIALSTRFTANITTSTSLQVPQAPLVLYRELDAPPATLRLRRSAHTLDAISVYQVVVVPLDGTVVFDCRSRGIPGSAQGVPPSSQYITGQFPLGHMNDTEMIFTVGDGRFHGGFLNAPLKRGTSYYVILRVVSQWKEAFNSSCVLWAKVTGTSYVMRVSSLLAACSVGGLLLVVLLVYIYIGFFKRRESRLNSQ from the exons ATGGACCGAGGACACGTGATCTGGATCGTTCTGCTTTCTGTTATCCCAG CAGGCAGGCCGGCGGGGGATATCTGTGCCTCGTGTCACGCCAACGCCACGTGCTCATTCCTGCCGGACGGCTCGGGCCGTGTATGCATCTGCATGTACGGCTTCATCGGGAACGGGAGGACCCTCTGCCAAG ACAAAGACGAATGTCAGATCGGAGCGAGGAACATCTGTGGCCCCCGCGCCGCCTGCCACAACACCGTGGGCAGCTATACCTGCACCTGTATGGGGGGCTTCAGACCCTCGAACCACAGGACCTCCTTCACCCCGAACGACGGGACGTACTGCCAGG ACATTGATGAGTGCGGGAGGCACCCTGCGGTGTGTGGAGAGGGGGCGCACTGTGTCAACCTGGAGGGGGACTTTGAGTGCCGCTGCCTCCTAGGTTACAGAGCGCACAACGCCTCAGATCCCTTCCAGCCCCTCAGGGACAAGGGCTCCTGCAAGG tGGTGGACTGTGGCCCCCCTCCCGCCGGAGAGGCAGTGCGGGTGCTGTCCACCAACGGCACCGCCTACGGCAGCGTGGTCCTCATGGGCTGCAAGGATGGCTTCCTGTGGAGACGGGGAGACAACTCATCCACATGTGGGCCGGACGGAACCTGGAGCCGGCCAGCCCCGCTTTGTCAAG CAGGCAGGCCGGCGGGGGATATCTGTGCCTCGTGTCACGCCAACGCCACGTGCTCAATCCTGCCGGACGGCTCGGGCCGTGTATGCATCTGCATGTACGGCTTCATCGGGAACGGGAGGACCCTCTGCCAAG ACAAAGACGAATGTCAGATCGGAGCGAGGAAGATCTGTGGCCCCCGCGCCTCCTGCCAAAACACCGTGGGCAGCTATACCTGCACCTGTATGGGGGGCTTCAGACCCTCGAACCACAGGACCTCCTTCACCCCCAACGACGGGACATACTGCCAGG ACATTGATGAGTGCGGGAGGCACCCTGCGGTGTGTGGAGAGGGGGCGCACTGTGTCAACCTGGAGGGGGACTTTGAGTGCCGCTGCCTCCTAGGTTACAGAGCGCACAACGCCTCAGATCCCTTCCAGCCCCTCAGGGACAAGGGCTCCTGCAAGT tGGTGGACTGTGGCCCCCCTCCCGCCGGAGAGGCAGTGCGGGTGCTGTCCACCAACGGCACCGCCTACGGCAGCGTGGTCCTCATGGGCTGCAAGGATGGCTTCCTGTGGAGACGGGGAGACAACTCATCCACATGTGGGCCGGACGGAACCTGGAGCCGGCCAGCCCCGCTTTGTCAAG ACATTGATGAGTGCGGGAGGCACCCTGCGGTGTGTGGAGAGGGGGCGCGCTGTGTCAACCTGGAGGGGGACTTTGAGTGCCGCTGCCTCCTAGGTTACAGAGCGCACAACGCCTCAGATCCCTTCCAGCCCCTCAGGGACAAGGGCTCCTGCAAGG tGGTGGACTGTGGCCCCCCTCCCGCCGGAGAGGCAGTGCGGGTGCTGTCCACCAACGGCACCGCCTACGGCAGCGTGGTCCTCATGGGCTGCAAGGATGGCTTCCTGTGGAGACGGGGAGACAACTCATCCACATGTGGGCCGGACGGAACCTGGAGCCGGCCAGCCCCGCTTTGTCAAG AAATCCAATGTGGAGAACCTTTATCTAAACCGCATGCAAGGATGTTGTGGGACAACGGTACCCGCGTGGGCAGCGTGCTGCACTACCAGTGTGAGGAGGGCTACCGCCCCTCCACCAACCGCcactccccctccaccaaccGCTCCGTGTGCGGAGAGGACGGAcagtgggaggagtcagacctGCGCTGTGAAG AAATCCAATGTGGAGAACCTTTATCTAAACCGCATGCAAGGATGCTGTGGGACAACGGTACCCGCGTGGGCAGCGTGCTGCACTACCAGTGTGAGGAGGGCTACCGCCCCTCCACCAACCGCcactccccctccaccaaccGCTCCGTGTGCGGAGAGGACGGAcagtgggaggagtcagacctGCGCTGTGAAG CTAGGTGTGGGCCCGCTCCATCGCTTGCCAATGCGGAGGTGGCCTGGTACAACAGTAGCGTGACCGTGCATCGCTGCGTGGACGGATACCGCAGCAGCAGAGGGatcagcgtctctgtgtgtggcaATGCTGGGCAGTGGCAGAAAGCAACGCTGAAGTGCACAG AAGTTAAACCAGCTGTGAATGACCTGCGCGTCTTTAATGAAAAGTGTCTGCAGTGGAGGGCAGAGAAGAATGACGTAGACAAGGAGATTTATAAG GTGGTGTTCAGAGGCACCAGAGACTACCAGGGGGCTTTCCGCCATGAGAAGAGGCAACTCCTCCACTCTTGGGACAAGTGGGTGGATGTCTGTCTCAGTCTCCTGCCTGCCACCAACTACACCATCTCCGTCATTGCGTTATCCACCAGATTCACTGccaacatcaccaccagcaccagcctaCAAG TGCCTCAGGCTCCGCTAGTCCTCTACCGAGAGCTGGACGCTCCCCCCGCCACCTTGAGGCTCAGGCGCTCAGCTCACACTTTAGACGCCATCAG TGTGTACCAGGTGGTCGTGGTGCCTTTAGACGGGACTGTAGTGTTCGACTGCAGATCCCGGGGGATACCTGGCTCCGCTCAGGGGGTGCCCCCGTCCAGCCAGTACATCACAGGGCAGTTCCCTCTCGGCCACATGAACGACACGGAGATGATTTTCACCGTCGGGGACGGACGGTTCCACGGCGGCTTCCTTAATGCGCCACTCAAGAGAGGAACAAGCTACTACGTCATTCTGCGAGTGGTCAGCCAGTGGAAAGAG GCTTTCAACAGCTCCTGTGTTCTCTGGGCGAAAGTAACAG GTACATCATATGTCATGAGAGTGTCCTCGCTGTTGGCTGCTTGCTCTGTTGGAGGTCTCCTGTTGGTCGTCCTGCTTGTATATATTTACATCGG GTTTTTCAAGAGACGTGAATCCCGTTTAAACTCTCAATAA
- the susd1 gene encoding sushi, von Willebrand factor type A, EGF and pentraxin domain-containing protein 1 isoform X4, protein MDRGHVIWIVLLSVIPAGRPAGDICASCHANATCSFLPDGSGRVCICMYGFIGNGRTLCQDKDECQIGARNICGPRAACHNTVGSYTCTCMGGFRPSNHRTSFTPNDGTYCQDIDECGRHPAVCGEGAHCVNLEGDFECRCLLGYRAHNASDPFQPLRDKGSCKVVDCGPPPAGEAVRVLSTNGTAYGSVVLMGCKDGFLWRRGDNSSTCGPDGTWSRPAPLCQAGRPAGDICASCHANATCSILPDGSGRVCICMYGFIGNGRTLCQDKDECQIGARKICGPRASCQNTVGSYTCTCMGGFRPSNHRTSFTPNDGTYCQDIDECGRHPAVCGEGAHCVNLEGDFECRCLLGYRAHNASDPFQPLRDKGSCKLVDCGPPPAGEAVRVLSTNGTAYGSVVLMGCKDGFLWRRGDNSSTCGPDGTWSRPAPLCQDIDECGRHPAVCGEGARCVNLEGDFECRCLLGYRAHNASDPFQPLRDKGSCKVVDCGPPPAGEAVRVLSTNGTAYGSVVLMGCKDGFLWRRGDNSSTCGPDGTWSRPAPLCQEIQCGEPLSKPHARMLWDNGTRVGSVLHYQCEEGYRPSTNRHSPSTNRSVCGEDGQWEESDLRCEARCRLTPSLAHAEVAWYNSSVTVHRCVDGYRSSRGSSVSVCGNAGQWQKATLKCIEIQCGEPLSKPHARMLWDNGTRVGSVLHYQCEEGYRPSTNRHSPSTNRSVCGEDGQWEESDLRCEARCGPAPSLANAEVAWYNSSVTVHRCVDGYRSSRGISVSVCGNAGQWQKATLKCTEVKPAVNDLRVFNEKCLQWRAEKNDVDKEIYKVVFRGTRDYQGAFRHEKRQLLHSWDKWVDVCLSLLPATNYTISVIALSTRFTANITTSTSLQVPQAPLVLYRELDAPPATLRLRRSAHTLDAISVYQVVVVPLDGTVVFDCRSRGIPGSAQGVPPSSQYITGQFPLGHMNDTEMIFTVGDGRFHGGFLNAPLKRGTSYYVILRVVSQWKEAFNSSCVLWAKVTV, encoded by the exons ATGGACCGAGGACACGTGATCTGGATCGTTCTGCTTTCTGTTATCCCAG CAGGCAGGCCGGCGGGGGATATCTGTGCCTCGTGTCACGCCAACGCCACGTGCTCATTCCTGCCGGACGGCTCGGGCCGTGTATGCATCTGCATGTACGGCTTCATCGGGAACGGGAGGACCCTCTGCCAAG ACAAAGACGAATGTCAGATCGGAGCGAGGAACATCTGTGGCCCCCGCGCCGCCTGCCACAACACCGTGGGCAGCTATACCTGCACCTGTATGGGGGGCTTCAGACCCTCGAACCACAGGACCTCCTTCACCCCGAACGACGGGACGTACTGCCAGG ACATTGATGAGTGCGGGAGGCACCCTGCGGTGTGTGGAGAGGGGGCGCACTGTGTCAACCTGGAGGGGGACTTTGAGTGCCGCTGCCTCCTAGGTTACAGAGCGCACAACGCCTCAGATCCCTTCCAGCCCCTCAGGGACAAGGGCTCCTGCAAGG tGGTGGACTGTGGCCCCCCTCCCGCCGGAGAGGCAGTGCGGGTGCTGTCCACCAACGGCACCGCCTACGGCAGCGTGGTCCTCATGGGCTGCAAGGATGGCTTCCTGTGGAGACGGGGAGACAACTCATCCACATGTGGGCCGGACGGAACCTGGAGCCGGCCAGCCCCGCTTTGTCAAG CAGGCAGGCCGGCGGGGGATATCTGTGCCTCGTGTCACGCCAACGCCACGTGCTCAATCCTGCCGGACGGCTCGGGCCGTGTATGCATCTGCATGTACGGCTTCATCGGGAACGGGAGGACCCTCTGCCAAG ACAAAGACGAATGTCAGATCGGAGCGAGGAAGATCTGTGGCCCCCGCGCCTCCTGCCAAAACACCGTGGGCAGCTATACCTGCACCTGTATGGGGGGCTTCAGACCCTCGAACCACAGGACCTCCTTCACCCCCAACGACGGGACATACTGCCAGG ACATTGATGAGTGCGGGAGGCACCCTGCGGTGTGTGGAGAGGGGGCGCACTGTGTCAACCTGGAGGGGGACTTTGAGTGCCGCTGCCTCCTAGGTTACAGAGCGCACAACGCCTCAGATCCCTTCCAGCCCCTCAGGGACAAGGGCTCCTGCAAGT tGGTGGACTGTGGCCCCCCTCCCGCCGGAGAGGCAGTGCGGGTGCTGTCCACCAACGGCACCGCCTACGGCAGCGTGGTCCTCATGGGCTGCAAGGATGGCTTCCTGTGGAGACGGGGAGACAACTCATCCACATGTGGGCCGGACGGAACCTGGAGCCGGCCAGCCCCGCTTTGTCAAG ACATTGATGAGTGCGGGAGGCACCCTGCGGTGTGTGGAGAGGGGGCGCGCTGTGTCAACCTGGAGGGGGACTTTGAGTGCCGCTGCCTCCTAGGTTACAGAGCGCACAACGCCTCAGATCCCTTCCAGCCCCTCAGGGACAAGGGCTCCTGCAAGG tGGTGGACTGTGGCCCCCCTCCCGCCGGAGAGGCAGTGCGGGTGCTGTCCACCAACGGCACCGCCTACGGCAGCGTGGTCCTCATGGGCTGCAAGGATGGCTTCCTGTGGAGACGGGGAGACAACTCATCCACATGTGGGCCGGACGGAACCTGGAGCCGGCCAGCCCCGCTTTGTCAAG AAATCCAATGTGGAGAACCTTTATCTAAACCGCATGCAAGGATGTTGTGGGACAACGGTACCCGCGTGGGCAGCGTGCTGCACTACCAGTGTGAGGAGGGCTACCGCCCCTCCACCAACCGCcactccccctccaccaaccGCTCCGTGTGCGGAGAGGACGGAcagtgggaggagtcagacctGCGCTGTGAAG CTAGGTGTAGGCTCACTCCATCGCTGGCCCATGCGGAGGTGGCCTGGTACAACAGTAGCGTGACCGTGCATCGCTGCGTGGACGGATACCGCAGCAGCAGAGGGAGCAGCGTCTCTGTTTGTGGCAATGCTGGGCAGTGGCAGAAGGCAACACTGAAGTGCATAG AAATCCAATGTGGAGAACCTTTATCTAAACCGCATGCAAGGATGCTGTGGGACAACGGTACCCGCGTGGGCAGCGTGCTGCACTACCAGTGTGAGGAGGGCTACCGCCCCTCCACCAACCGCcactccccctccaccaaccGCTCCGTGTGCGGAGAGGACGGAcagtgggaggagtcagacctGCGCTGTGAAG CTAGGTGTGGGCCCGCTCCATCGCTTGCCAATGCGGAGGTGGCCTGGTACAACAGTAGCGTGACCGTGCATCGCTGCGTGGACGGATACCGCAGCAGCAGAGGGatcagcgtctctgtgtgtggcaATGCTGGGCAGTGGCAGAAAGCAACGCTGAAGTGCACAG AAGTTAAACCAGCTGTGAATGACCTGCGCGTCTTTAATGAAAAGTGTCTGCAGTGGAGGGCAGAGAAGAATGACGTAGACAAGGAGATTTATAAG GTGGTGTTCAGAGGCACCAGAGACTACCAGGGGGCTTTCCGCCATGAGAAGAGGCAACTCCTCCACTCTTGGGACAAGTGGGTGGATGTCTGTCTCAGTCTCCTGCCTGCCACCAACTACACCATCTCCGTCATTGCGTTATCCACCAGATTCACTGccaacatcaccaccagcaccagcctaCAAG TGCCTCAGGCTCCGCTAGTCCTCTACCGAGAGCTGGACGCTCCCCCCGCCACCTTGAGGCTCAGGCGCTCAGCTCACACTTTAGACGCCATCAG TGTGTACCAGGTGGTCGTGGTGCCTTTAGACGGGACTGTAGTGTTCGACTGCAGATCCCGGGGGATACCTGGCTCCGCTCAGGGGGTGCCCCCGTCCAGCCAGTACATCACAGGGCAGTTCCCTCTCGGCCACATGAACGACACGGAGATGATTTTCACCGTCGGGGACGGACGGTTCCACGGCGGCTTCCTTAATGCGCCACTCAAGAGAGGAACAAGCTACTACGTCATTCTGCGAGTGGTCAGCCAGTGGAAAGAG GCTTTCAACAGCTCCTGTGTTCTCTGGGCGAAAGTAACAG TTTGA
- the susd1 gene encoding sushi, von Willebrand factor type A, EGF and pentraxin domain-containing protein 1 isoform X2, translated as MDRGHVIWIVLLSVIPAGRPAGDICASCHANATCSFLPDGSGRVCICMYGFIGNGRTLCQDKDECQIGARNICGPRAACHNTVGSYTCTCMGGFRPSNHRTSFTPNDGTYCQDIDECGRHPAVCGEGAHCVNLEGDFECRCLLGYRAHNASDPFQPLRDKGSCKVVDCGPPPAGEAVRVLSTNGTAYGSVVLMGCKDGFLWRRGDNSSTCGPDGTWSRPAPLCQGRPAGDICASCHANATCSILPDGSGRVCICMYGFIGNGRTLCQDKDECQIGARKICGPRASCQNTVGSYTCTCMGGFRPSNHRTSFTPNDGTYCQDIDECGRHPAVCGEGAHCVNLEGDFECRCLLGYRAHNASDPFQPLRDKGSCKLVDCGPPPAGEAVRVLSTNGTAYGSVVLMGCKDGFLWRRGDNSSTCGPDGTWSRPAPLCQDIDECGRHPAVCGEGARCVNLEGDFECRCLLGYRAHNASDPFQPLRDKGSCKVVDCGPPPAGEAVRVLSTNGTAYGSVVLMGCKDGFLWRRGDNSSTCGPDGTWSRPAPLCQEIQCGEPLSKPHARMLWDNGTRVGSVLHYQCEEGYRPSTNRHSPSTNRSVCGEDGQWEESDLRCEARCRLTPSLAHAEVAWYNSSVTVHRCVDGYRSSRGSSVSVCGNAGQWQKATLKCIEIQCGEPLSKPHARMLWDNGTRVGSVLHYQCEEGYRPSTNRHSPSTNRSVCGEDGQWEESDLRCEARCGPAPSLANAEVAWYNSSVTVHRCVDGYRSSRGISVSVCGNAGQWQKATLKCTEVKPAVNDLRVFNEKCLQWRAEKNDVDKEIYKVVFRGTRDYQGAFRHEKRQLLHSWDKWVDVCLSLLPATNYTISVIALSTRFTANITTSTSLQVPQAPLVLYRELDAPPATLRLRRSAHTLDAISVYQVVVVPLDGTVVFDCRSRGIPGSAQGVPPSSQYITGQFPLGHMNDTEMIFTVGDGRFHGGFLNAPLKRGTSYYVILRVVSQWKEAFNSSCVLWAKVTGTSYVMRVSSLLAACSVGGLLLVVLLVYIYIGFFKRRESRLNSQ; from the exons ATGGACCGAGGACACGTGATCTGGATCGTTCTGCTTTCTGTTATCCCAG CAGGCAGGCCGGCGGGGGATATCTGTGCCTCGTGTCACGCCAACGCCACGTGCTCATTCCTGCCGGACGGCTCGGGCCGTGTATGCATCTGCATGTACGGCTTCATCGGGAACGGGAGGACCCTCTGCCAAG ACAAAGACGAATGTCAGATCGGAGCGAGGAACATCTGTGGCCCCCGCGCCGCCTGCCACAACACCGTGGGCAGCTATACCTGCACCTGTATGGGGGGCTTCAGACCCTCGAACCACAGGACCTCCTTCACCCCGAACGACGGGACGTACTGCCAGG ACATTGATGAGTGCGGGAGGCACCCTGCGGTGTGTGGAGAGGGGGCGCACTGTGTCAACCTGGAGGGGGACTTTGAGTGCCGCTGCCTCCTAGGTTACAGAGCGCACAACGCCTCAGATCCCTTCCAGCCCCTCAGGGACAAGGGCTCCTGCAAGG tGGTGGACTGTGGCCCCCCTCCCGCCGGAGAGGCAGTGCGGGTGCTGTCCACCAACGGCACCGCCTACGGCAGCGTGGTCCTCATGGGCTGCAAGGATGGCTTCCTGTGGAGACGGGGAGACAACTCATCCACATGTGGGCCGGACGGAACCTGGAGCCGGCCAGCCCCGCTTTGTCAAG GCAGGCCGGCGGGGGATATCTGTGCCTCGTGTCACGCCAACGCCACGTGCTCAATCCTGCCGGACGGCTCGGGCCGTGTATGCATCTGCATGTACGGCTTCATCGGGAACGGGAGGACCCTCTGCCAAG ACAAAGACGAATGTCAGATCGGAGCGAGGAAGATCTGTGGCCCCCGCGCCTCCTGCCAAAACACCGTGGGCAGCTATACCTGCACCTGTATGGGGGGCTTCAGACCCTCGAACCACAGGACCTCCTTCACCCCCAACGACGGGACATACTGCCAGG ACATTGATGAGTGCGGGAGGCACCCTGCGGTGTGTGGAGAGGGGGCGCACTGTGTCAACCTGGAGGGGGACTTTGAGTGCCGCTGCCTCCTAGGTTACAGAGCGCACAACGCCTCAGATCCCTTCCAGCCCCTCAGGGACAAGGGCTCCTGCAAGT tGGTGGACTGTGGCCCCCCTCCCGCCGGAGAGGCAGTGCGGGTGCTGTCCACCAACGGCACCGCCTACGGCAGCGTGGTCCTCATGGGCTGCAAGGATGGCTTCCTGTGGAGACGGGGAGACAACTCATCCACATGTGGGCCGGACGGAACCTGGAGCCGGCCAGCCCCGCTTTGTCAAG ACATTGATGAGTGCGGGAGGCACCCTGCGGTGTGTGGAGAGGGGGCGCGCTGTGTCAACCTGGAGGGGGACTTTGAGTGCCGCTGCCTCCTAGGTTACAGAGCGCACAACGCCTCAGATCCCTTCCAGCCCCTCAGGGACAAGGGCTCCTGCAAGG tGGTGGACTGTGGCCCCCCTCCCGCCGGAGAGGCAGTGCGGGTGCTGTCCACCAACGGCACCGCCTACGGCAGCGTGGTCCTCATGGGCTGCAAGGATGGCTTCCTGTGGAGACGGGGAGACAACTCATCCACATGTGGGCCGGACGGAACCTGGAGCCGGCCAGCCCCGCTTTGTCAAG AAATCCAATGTGGAGAACCTTTATCTAAACCGCATGCAAGGATGTTGTGGGACAACGGTACCCGCGTGGGCAGCGTGCTGCACTACCAGTGTGAGGAGGGCTACCGCCCCTCCACCAACCGCcactccccctccaccaaccGCTCCGTGTGCGGAGAGGACGGAcagtgggaggagtcagacctGCGCTGTGAAG CTAGGTGTAGGCTCACTCCATCGCTGGCCCATGCGGAGGTGGCCTGGTACAACAGTAGCGTGACCGTGCATCGCTGCGTGGACGGATACCGCAGCAGCAGAGGGAGCAGCGTCTCTGTTTGTGGCAATGCTGGGCAGTGGCAGAAGGCAACACTGAAGTGCATAG AAATCCAATGTGGAGAACCTTTATCTAAACCGCATGCAAGGATGCTGTGGGACAACGGTACCCGCGTGGGCAGCGTGCTGCACTACCAGTGTGAGGAGGGCTACCGCCCCTCCACCAACCGCcactccccctccaccaaccGCTCCGTGTGCGGAGAGGACGGAcagtgggaggagtcagacctGCGCTGTGAAG CTAGGTGTGGGCCCGCTCCATCGCTTGCCAATGCGGAGGTGGCCTGGTACAACAGTAGCGTGACCGTGCATCGCTGCGTGGACGGATACCGCAGCAGCAGAGGGatcagcgtctctgtgtgtggcaATGCTGGGCAGTGGCAGAAAGCAACGCTGAAGTGCACAG AAGTTAAACCAGCTGTGAATGACCTGCGCGTCTTTAATGAAAAGTGTCTGCAGTGGAGGGCAGAGAAGAATGACGTAGACAAGGAGATTTATAAG GTGGTGTTCAGAGGCACCAGAGACTACCAGGGGGCTTTCCGCCATGAGAAGAGGCAACTCCTCCACTCTTGGGACAAGTGGGTGGATGTCTGTCTCAGTCTCCTGCCTGCCACCAACTACACCATCTCCGTCATTGCGTTATCCACCAGATTCACTGccaacatcaccaccagcaccagcctaCAAG TGCCTCAGGCTCCGCTAGTCCTCTACCGAGAGCTGGACGCTCCCCCCGCCACCTTGAGGCTCAGGCGCTCAGCTCACACTTTAGACGCCATCAG TGTGTACCAGGTGGTCGTGGTGCCTTTAGACGGGACTGTAGTGTTCGACTGCAGATCCCGGGGGATACCTGGCTCCGCTCAGGGGGTGCCCCCGTCCAGCCAGTACATCACAGGGCAGTTCCCTCTCGGCCACATGAACGACACGGAGATGATTTTCACCGTCGGGGACGGACGGTTCCACGGCGGCTTCCTTAATGCGCCACTCAAGAGAGGAACAAGCTACTACGTCATTCTGCGAGTGGTCAGCCAGTGGAAAGAG GCTTTCAACAGCTCCTGTGTTCTCTGGGCGAAAGTAACAG GTACATCATATGTCATGAGAGTGTCCTCGCTGTTGGCTGCTTGCTCTGTTGGAGGTCTCCTGTTGGTCGTCCTGCTTGTATATATTTACATCGG GTTTTTCAAGAGACGTGAATCCCGTTTAAACTCTCAATAA